The window CCATAGCCCGCTGCTCCATATGTTTTCACTAAAAAGGCTTTTAACGTACTTAGAAAAATTCCACGAACTATAAATAATAAATTAAATATTTGAAACCACATAAATAATCCGTCAGAGTTAAATAACCTCTTGCTAAACTCTCGTGGATCCCCATATAGATAGGCAATGTCAACCATAAAGTATAGTGCCATAGGTTTTCTAATTATCATTGAGATTAAATAAATTATACAAGTTCCAAAACCTAGATAAACCTGATTCCAGAGCATACTATCAGCCGATGTTGACAACAAATTAACAGCGGTACTTATGAATAACGATGTTATAATAAAAAGACCTGCAATATTTAGCTCTTTTTCTTTTATAAAGCGATAAATAGTATAAATAAATCCAGGAACAGTTGATAGTAGGATGGCTGTGTAATCACCAAGTGGTTCCTTTCCGTAAGTCCAAATGAAAAAAGGGATAACTGCATAAAAAATTATGTCGTAGATTACTAGCTTTTTATTCAAATATTAAACCCCAGCTTTCTGATAACGTTGTAGGAATTTTATTTATCCCATTTTTTTTCAGAATAAATTACTCAACAAAATGGCCCGTTTGTTGAAGAGCTATCTATATCATAATACCATATCTGCCCATTTAGTAGGCATCAAAAAAGTGCTACGTACTAGATGTTTCTACTACATGTTATGGCCCGATACGACATAAAAGAGATCGTCAATGACGATCTCTTTTTCTTCAATTAATATAGCTCTTATAATGTTGCACATTCTATAAAGGATGCTGATATATCAAGAGGAACATGTTATCTCTTGACTTTTAATAAAATCGACGAGGAGTCTTCCTTTTTCTATCCTTCTTTCTCGCAGTTCAAATCCCAAGTAAAGCCAAACTTATCTTTCACTTTCCCATACTTAGCACCCCAGAACGTATCTTGCAGTTCCATCAGTATTTCGCCTTCTTCCCGCAGACCGTTGTAAAGATGGTTCGCTTCTTCCACGTTTTCACAGTTGATAAGAAGAGCCACGCCGTGTTTGTTGTTTTCAGACGGCTTGTCCGCGGAATCGGCAAGCATGATTTGAAAATCACCTTTTTTCAGATGGCAATGGAGAACATAATCTGCTGCTTCCGGCGGATGTGGGAAATTAGCATCCGCATATTTCTGC of the Sporosarcina sp. FSL K6-1508 genome contains:
- a CDS encoding VC0807 family protein, whose translation is MNKKLVIYDIIFYAVIPFFIWTYGKEPLGDYTAILLSTVPGFIYTIYRFIKEKELNIAGLFIITSLFISTAVNLLSTSADSMLWNQVYLGFGTCIIYLISMIIRKPMALYFMVDIAYLYGDPREFSKRLFNSDGLFMWFQIFNLLFIVRGIFLSTLKAFLVKTYGAAGYGKMLIYMNISSLVFSGLILLGYFFINKKVKQYLKEQEEVKEPAMEGEI
- a CDS encoding VOC family protein yields the protein MKGTIIPYLTFYGEGKEAAEFYANLLGLEEVGMQKYADANFPHPPEAADYVLHCHLKKGDFQIMLADSADKPSENNKHGVALLINCENVEEANHLYNGLREEGEILMELQDTFWGAKYGKVKDKFGFTWDLNCEKEG